In Oscillospiraceae bacterium, one DNA window encodes the following:
- a CDS encoding ABC transporter ATP-binding protein yields MIKRYIKMVRHYWWALGLGTAGLVGAALMNLVAPALVRNLTASLTDGTLTKNTLLVMAAILLGSYLLRAVFRYLAMYYTHVAAWNFVGELTAMVYAKLQKLSMKFYADKQTGQLMSRVINDTRLLEVLMAHALPDLASNLLMLVGVTVMIFFIHPVLALITLLPVPLVLYVGTFFSKKVAPLFRINQRVLGELSGTLQDHLAGMKEIQAFGMEGAEDAAMTEFSKQYSAVNIYANKANAIFHPSIELLTSLGTLAVIGFGGVAALNGKLTTADIVGFFMYLGLFYQPLTMLSRTVEDVQSAMAGGERVLEILDAPEDITDAPDAAPLTDVTGALTFENVSFHYNPEEPVLADVSFHAAPGQMIALVGATGVGKTTMASLVERFYDPVSGRILLDGIDIKTASVGSLRQNLSLVLQDVFLFNGTIADNIAFGCRDAARSQIKDAAVIACAHDFIASLPNGYDTLISERGMRLSGGQKQRIAIARAVLRQTPVLILDEATSAVDTETESAIQQAIENLAGRRTMLVIAHRLSTIRRADMILVLENGRIAERGTHSELLSKNGVYARLCAVQANNFMV; encoded by the coding sequence TTGATCAAACGATACATAAAAATGGTGCGGCATTATTGGTGGGCGCTGGGTCTCGGAACCGCCGGACTGGTCGGAGCCGCACTGATGAATCTTGTGGCTCCGGCGCTGGTGCGGAATTTGACGGCGTCTTTGACCGACGGCACTCTGACAAAAAACACATTATTGGTGATGGCGGCGATCCTGTTGGGATCGTATCTGCTGCGGGCGGTTTTCCGGTATCTGGCCATGTATTATACCCATGTGGCGGCATGGAACTTTGTCGGTGAACTGACGGCGATGGTGTACGCCAAACTCCAAAAACTCTCGATGAAATTTTATGCCGATAAACAGACCGGGCAGCTGATGAGCAGAGTTATCAACGACACCCGTCTGTTGGAAGTGCTGATGGCGCATGCCCTGCCCGACCTGGCCTCCAACCTGCTGATGTTAGTTGGTGTCACCGTCATGATCTTCTTCATCCATCCGGTGCTTGCGCTGATCACTTTGCTGCCGGTGCCGCTCGTGCTGTATGTCGGCACGTTCTTTTCAAAAAAAGTGGCTCCGCTTTTTCGCATCAATCAACGGGTGCTCGGCGAGCTGTCCGGTACTTTACAGGATCACCTCGCCGGGATGAAAGAGATCCAGGCCTTTGGAATGGAAGGCGCCGAGGATGCGGCGATGACCGAATTTTCAAAGCAATACAGTGCCGTCAACATCTATGCCAACAAGGCGAATGCGATCTTTCATCCCTCGATCGAGCTGTTGACTTCTCTCGGAACCCTGGCGGTGATCGGGTTCGGAGGAGTTGCCGCCTTGAACGGGAAGCTGACGACCGCCGATATCGTGGGATTTTTTATGTATCTGGGATTGTTTTATCAGCCGCTCACGATGTTGTCCCGCACCGTTGAGGACGTCCAGTCGGCCATGGCGGGGGGCGAGCGTGTTTTGGAGATTTTGGACGCGCCCGAAGACATCACCGATGCGCCCGATGCGGCGCCTTTGACCGACGTCACGGGAGCGCTCACGTTCGAAAACGTCAGTTTTCATTATAACCCCGAGGAACCGGTTTTGGCCGATGTGTCATTTCACGCGGCGCCGGGTCAGATGATTGCGCTCGTCGGCGCCACCGGGGTGGGAAAAACCACCATGGCTTCGCTTGTCGAGCGGTTTTATGATCCGGTGTCGGGGCGCATATTATTGGACGGGATCGATATCAAAACCGCCTCGGTCGGTTCGCTTCGCCAAAACCTTTCGCTCGTGCTCCAGGACGTCTTTTTGTTCAACGGAACGATCGCCGACAATATCGCTTTCGGCTGCCGGGATGCCGCCCGCTCACAGATCAAAGACGCCGCCGTCATCGCCTGCGCCCACGATTTCATCGCCTCCCTGCCGAACGGCTATGACACCTTAATCAGCGAGCGGGGGATGCGGCTGTCGGGAGGGCAGAAACAGCGAATCGCCATCGCAAGGGCGGTATTGCGTCAAACGCCGGTATTGATTTTGGATGAGGCGACCTCCGCGGTGGACACCGAAACCGAATCCGCCATCCAGCAAGCCATCGAAAATCTGGCGGGACGCCGTACCATGCTGGTGATCGCCCACCGGCTCTCCACCATCCGCCGTGCTGACATGATATTGGTTCTCGAGAACGGGCGGATCGCCGAACGGGGCACCCACAGCGAGCTGCTTTCGAAAAACGGGGTTTACGCCCGGCTCTGTGCCGTCCAGGCCAACAATTTCATGGTCTGA
- a CDS encoding glycosyltransferase: MADTVFEFIGSLADGGAETLVKDYAKMLDPTLFCVKAVVIHADKSTANYKTIAANDTEIIAVYKKWNVAVRAFNKVFGKYFVSRKLKRFIKQYHPTCIHVHLALLKYLVPISKELKGIRLLYTCHSLPEHLFEGKNAAEKKAANYLIKNHALRLISINPEAKDQLNEIFHIDNTVFIRNGIDFSRFHNNGIKKEEVRKELGIPEDAFVIGHVGRFSPYKNHEFLIDIFNETKKINDQAFLVMVGTGETKKDIMAKVRRLRLEQSTIVLSARPDIHRILKAVDAFVYPAKFEGLRIVMIEAQVSGLHCVLSDSVAKEAFISPLAIPMSIHESPEKWAEAVIDITRRSAIEDRTSEYDMKKEIRRLEKLYMGLNSSP, from the coding sequence ATGGCAGACACTGTTTTTGAATTCATAGGTTCTTTAGCCGACGGCGGAGCCGAAACGCTGGTGAAAGATTATGCCAAAATGTTGGATCCGACTTTATTTTGTGTCAAAGCAGTCGTGATTCATGCTGATAAATCCACGGCGAATTATAAAACGATTGCCGCAAATGATACGGAAATAATAGCGGTATATAAAAAATGGAACGTGGCGGTCAGAGCTTTCAATAAAGTTTTCGGGAAGTATTTTGTCAGCAGGAAACTGAAACGATTCATTAAGCAATACCATCCGACATGCATTCACGTCCATTTGGCGCTGTTGAAGTATTTGGTTCCCATCAGCAAAGAACTGAAAGGGATCCGACTGCTTTATACCTGCCATAGTCTGCCGGAACATTTGTTTGAAGGAAAAAACGCCGCGGAAAAAAAGGCCGCGAACTATTTAATCAAGAATCACGCGCTTCGGTTAATTTCGATTAATCCCGAAGCAAAAGATCAGCTCAACGAAATATTTCATATCGACAACACTGTTTTTATCAGAAACGGCATCGATTTTTCTCGTTTTCATAACAACGGGATCAAAAAAGAGGAGGTTCGCAAAGAACTCGGAATCCCCGAAGACGCCTTTGTCATCGGGCATGTCGGAAGATTTTCCCCGTATAAGAATCATGAATTTTTAATCGATATATTCAATGAAACAAAGAAAATCAATGATCAAGCTTTCCTGGTTATGGTGGGAACCGGAGAAACAAAGAAAGATATCATGGCGAAGGTCAGAAGACTGCGCCTGGAACAATCGACGATCGTGCTGTCAGCCCGGCCGGATATCCATCGCATCTTAAAAGCCGTTGATGCGTTTGTGTATCCCGCGAAATTTGAAGGGCTGAGAATCGTGATGATTGAAGCGCAGGTCAGCGGATTGCATTGTGTTTTGTCGGACAGCGTTGCGAAAGAAGCTTTCATCTCCCCGTTGGCAATCCCCATGAGCATTCATGAAAGCCCCGAAAAATGGGCGGAAGCAGTGATTGACATTACAAGAAGAAGCGCGATTGAAGACCGCACTTCGGAATACGATATGAAAAAAGAAATCAGACGGCTTGAAAAGCTGTATATGGGCTTGAACTCCAGCCCCTAA
- a CDS encoding nitrilase-related carbon-nitrogen hydrolase, producing MIHWLARQLSESLRRRLSEPKLKKAFAVLPDRPAKPDVRPFQPRSAGDQSPVRVCAVQAEVKLYSSLEKMAADIDRFFSDAQDHQTELICFPEFFGMLPLGLLPGVRFGLRMLNKFKKRTPESSQEAKAKSVRKNKEKTGPRQIPPLPELLQPFDFLQNRYTELMARFAKRYGMYVSCGTLLAPENGKVYNRHIFLGPDGSVLGIQDKLHLTETERELGISTGDALSVVPTPIGNIALMVCMDASYFETFRIAKHLGAHYAIVPIGDMAEFQPWLALRGTQTRVSETGLAAIKSALVSKPSFPMVFTGRAGIWFPLSSGKKSIEAPQHNSSTAVYGEIDLVPQHKNDLPGCRTNPAFDRRYAEELIKKSKDFTKQ from the coding sequence ATGATCCATTGGCTTGCCCGACAACTTTCCGAAAGTTTAAGACGGCGGTTATCCGAACCGAAACTGAAAAAGGCCTTTGCGGTTTTACCGGACCGTCCGGCAAAGCCGGACGTGCGTCCTTTTCAACCGAGAAGCGCCGGGGATCAAAGCCCGGTTCGCGTGTGTGCCGTTCAGGCAGAGGTGAAGCTATACAGCAGCCTTGAAAAAATGGCCGCAGACATCGACCGCTTTTTTTCCGACGCGCAAGATCACCAAACGGAGTTGATCTGCTTTCCGGAATTCTTCGGAATGCTGCCCCTTGGCCTGCTTCCGGGCGTGCGATTCGGATTACGGATGCTTAACAAATTCAAAAAGAGAACGCCGGAATCCTCTCAGGAGGCAAAAGCTAAAAGCGTCCGAAAAAATAAAGAAAAGACCGGTCCGCGGCAAATACCGCCCTTACCGGAGCTTTTGCAGCCCTTTGATTTTTTACAGAACCGGTATACCGAACTGATGGCGCGCTTCGCAAAGCGATACGGGATGTACGTCTCCTGCGGCACGCTGCTTGCGCCGGAAAACGGAAAGGTCTATAATCGCCATATTTTCTTGGGGCCTGACGGGTCGGTGCTCGGCATACAGGATAAACTCCATCTGACCGAAACAGAACGGGAACTGGGAATCTCCACGGGAGACGCGTTATCGGTCGTGCCCACTCCCATCGGAAATATCGCCCTCATGGTTTGTATGGATGCGTCATATTTCGAAACCTTTCGGATTGCCAAACATCTCGGCGCGCACTACGCGATCGTTCCGATCGGGGATATGGCGGAGTTTCAGCCGTGGCTGGCACTCCGGGGAACTCAGACAAGAGTGAGCGAAACAGGGCTTGCCGCGATCAAGTCGGCCTTGGTTTCTAAACCGTCTTTTCCGATGGTTTTTACGGGCCGCGCGGGAATTTGGTTTCCGCTCTCGAGCGGAAAGAAAAGTATTGAAGCGCCGCAGCACAACTCATCAACAGCGGTATATGGAGAAATCGATTTGGTTCCGCAGCACAAAAACGACCTTCCCGGATGCCGGACGAATCCCGCATTTGACCGCCGATACGCGGAAGAATTGATCAAAAAGAGCAAAGATTTCACAAAACAATAA